TATTAGGCTCGATGCCCTTACCGAATACCGCGAAGGGCACCGGTTCGGCAGTATGGGTCCGGAGCGATACCGGGGTATTATGGTCCGGCAGGACCATGACCCTGAAATCCTTTTGTTTCTTGAATTTTTCGAGGAGAGCCCCGACGATGAACCTGTCGAAATTCTCGATCGCAACTATCTTGGCGCGCAGGTCGCCGTTATGTCCGGCCTCATCAGGCGCCTCGACATGCACGAAGACAAAATCCCTGTCTTTGAGCGAATCTATCGCGTATTTCGCCTTGCCCTGGTAATTTGTATCGTAATAGCCGGTCGCCCCCGGCACGTTTATGACGTTGAGCCCTATTGATTTGCCGATACCTTTTATCAGGTCTACGGCGGAGATGACCGAGCCGTCGACGCCGTATTTCTGCCTGAACTTCGGCATGTTAGTCTCGACCCCCTGGCCCCAGAGCCATATCATATCGGCCGGGTTCTCTTTCAGGTCTATCCTTACATGGTTTACTTCGTGGTCCGGCAGTATGGCCCTCGAGTCCTCCATGAGCTTTATCAAAAACTTCGCGCCGTCGCCCTTCGGGAGATGGCTTTTTATCTTCATCCCGGTTATATCGTGCGGCGGCTCGCACGCGGTGGCGCGTAGCGCCTCCTTCAAAGAGCCGTCCCTGACTATCATCAGGTGCCTGTAGCTTACGCCCGGATAGAACTTTATATTATCCGAACCGAGCTTCTTATCAAGGAATTTAATTAAGGTCGCCGCCTCTTCGGAGGTTATGTGTCCCGCCGAATAATCGGCCATCCGTTCCTGGTCTATAGTGACCAGGTTGCACCGGAACGCGATGTCATCCGGCCCGAGCTTTATCCCCATGTTCGCGGCCTCAAGCGGCCCCCGCCCCGAATAATACTTCGACGGGTCATAACCGATGATAGAGAGGTTCGCGACATCCGAAGCCGGCGCGAAACCTTCCGGGATGGTATGGACCAGGCCCGACCTCCCGTTCTTGGCTATAAAATCCATGTTCGGGACCTTGGCGGCCTCGAGCGGTGTCTTGTTCCCTAATTCCTTGATCGGGTAATCCGCCATGCCGTCGCCGACCAGGACGATATATTTCATTTCTTATATGCCTATCGCCTTTAGGACCGATCTCATATCGGCCTTGACCGATTTTGGTTTGCTTAAAGTTGAAATAGCCCTGTCCGGGTCCTTGAGCCCGTGCCCGGTCAGGATGCAGACGATCTTTACCTTTTTAGCCGGGTTTTTCTTGAAGAAACCCTTGCGCATCATCTTAATAAGGCCGGCCACAGACGCTGCCGAAGCCGGTTCCGCGAATACGCCTTCTTTTAACGCGATGAATTTATAGGCATCGAGTATCTCTTTGTCCGAGACCATGCCTATGGTCCCGCCGGATTCATCGCGCGCCGCCTCGGCTTTTTCCCAACTCGCTGGATTGCCTATCCTTATCGCGGTGGCGATAGTCTCGGGATGCTCTATTATATGCCCCCTCACGATAGGCGCGGCGCCCTCGGCCTGGAAGCCCATCATCTTCGGAAGCGCTTTTATCTTTCCATGTTGCTTGTATTCTTTGTAGCCCTTCCAGTACGCGGTGATGTTTCCCGCATTGCCGACCGGGATGAAATGGTGGTCCGGCGCGGACTCAAGCGCCTCGCAGATCTCGAACGCTCCGGTCTTCTGTCCTTCTATCCTGTACGGGTTTAAAGAATTGACGAGGGTTATCGGGTATTTGCCGGTTATATCTTTTACGAGTTCCAGCGCTTCATCGAAATTCCCTTTAACTGCCAACACTTCGGCCCCGTAGATTATCGCCTGGGCGAGTTTTCCCAACGCTATCTTACCCTCAGGGATAAGGACAATGCATTTGATACCCGCGCGCGCCGCATAAGCGGCGGCAGAGGCCGAGGTATTCCCGGTCGAGGCGCACATTATCGCCTTCGAACCCTCCTCTACGGCTTTCGAGACGGCCATGGTCATACCGCGGTCCTTGAACGAACCGGTCGGGTTCGCCCCGTCGAATTTCAGGTAGACCTCATATCCTTTCCCGATCTTCTTGCTTAAATTACAGGAATATATAAGCGGTGTATTCCCTTCGTTCAGGGTTATGACCGGGGTCTTGGAAGAAACAGGAAGATATTTCCTGTATTTGTCTATTAATCCTCGCCACATCATATTATCTCTCTACCCTTATCGCGACGGTCTTGCGCCTTATCGCCGCCATCCTGTCTATCTCCTCAAGCGCCTGCCTCATATTCTTCTCTTTCGCCTCGTGGGTCATCATAACGACCGGGACGATGCGCGCCGCGCGCCTTTCCTTCTGTCCGACGCTGGCTATCGATATCTTGTGGCGGCCGAGTATCCCGGCGACCTTGGCGAGCACACCGGGCTTGTCGATGCATGAGATGCGGATATAATAACTCGCCTCGATATCGCCTATCTTCCTTATCTTCTTTATCGATTTGTTCTTCATGTAGATCGGGACCCTGCCGACGGAATTAAACCTTAAATTCCTGGCGAGGTCGATGATATCGCCTACAACCGAGCTTGCCGCGGGGTTCTGTCCCGCCCCGCGCCCGTAGAAGAGGGCCCCGCCGACCATGTCGCCGTGGACATAGATGGCGTTATAGACGCCGTTAACATTGGCAAGCAGGTGCTCTTTCGATAAGAGGGTCGGGTGCACCCTTACCTCTATTTCGCTGTCGCATTTTTTTGCGATCGCGAGGAGTTTTATGGCGTAGCCGAATTCGTCGGCATACCTGATATCGTTCTGCGATATATCGAGTATCCCTTCAACGTAGATATCCTTGAGTTTTACCGCCTTCCCGAAACCGAGCAGGGTCAGGATAGCGAGCTTATGGGCGGAGTCATAACCCTCGATATCGAGCGCCGGATTGCGCTCGGCATATCCCTTCTTCTTCGCCTGTTCGAGGGCGTCGGAGAAGCTCAACCCCTCTTCGGCCATGGCCGAAAGGATGTAGTTCGAGGTACCGTTCACGATGCCGAGTATGGTGTCGATCTCGTTGGCGACGAGCCCTTCACGCAAAGACTTGATTATCGGGATGCCGCCGCCTACCGAGGCTTCGTAGAAGATATCTACTCCTGCCTTCTTCGCCGCGTCGAATAGCTCTTCGCCGTGTTCGGTTATAAGCGCTTTATTGGCGGTGACGACGTGCTGTCCGCTCTTTATCGCCTTAAGCACGAATTCCTTGGCCGGATGGATACCTCCCACGAGCTCAACGACGATATCGATGTTTGGATTCCCGAGGACCTTGTTGACGTCGCTGGTCATAAGCTTCCTGTTGATCTTGATGTTCCGCTTGCGCCGCAGATCGTTGTCGCAGATGACCTTAAGCACGACTCGCGCGCCGACCTGCCGTTCTATCTGGGCGGATTTCTGCAATAACGCCTTCGCGACGCCGACTCCTACGGTCCCGAACCCTATCAGGCCTACGTTGATCTTCTCCATTCTCATTACCTCTTGTTATTCAAATAATTATATCAAAAATGGTCGGGGCGAGCGGACTTGAACCGCTGACCACTTGTACCCCATACAAGTGCTCTACCAAACTGAGCCACGCCCCGGATTATTCGGATTTAGAAAATAAATTATAGCAGATTTTTGGGGAGGTGTATAGAGGGAAATTACGCAGCTTAGTTATTGCTTTCCGACTTTTTCTTCCGCGTCATGAGGTCGCGGACTGCGGCCTTGGGGTCTTTGCCGTCATATATGATGGCGTAAATCTCTTCGGCTATCGGCATCTCGATGCTGTATTTCTTTTGCAGTTCGTGGCAGGATTCGGCGGTGCCGACGCCCTCGACGACCATCTCTGTCGATTTGAGGACCTGCTCCGGCTTATTGCCTTTACCTATTTCCTCGCCGAACCACCTGTTCCTGCCGTGTGTGCTGACGCAGGTAGTTACGAGGTCGCCCAAACCGCTGATCCCGTAGAAAGTCTCCTGCTTGGCGCCCATCGCCGTGCCGAGCCGGGCTATCTCGACGATACCTCTTACGAGCATGCCGGACTTCGTATTTACGCCGAAACCCATCCCGTCGGATATTCCGGCGGCGATAGCGATGACATTCTTTATCGAACCGCCCAGTTCTACGCCTATGATGTCGGTATTCGTATATACCCTGAAAGTTTCGGTCATGAAGAGGTCCTGTATCTCCTGCGCGGTCTTTTCATCCTCGGAAGCGGCGACGACCGTCGTGGGAAGCCCGCGCGCGACCTCGTATGATATCGTAGGCCCGGAAAGGGCGCCGATCCTGACTTTCCCGAGGACGTCACGGACGACCTGTGACATCCTCATCATCGAATGGTTCTCTATTCCTTTTGAAACGCTGACGATCAGCTTCCCGTTCAAATTTATGCCTTTCATCCGGTTGGCGACCTCTCTCACGTGCTGCGAAGGTACGGCGAGCACGAGGATATCTGCATCGCGGACCGCGCCCGCGAGGTCGGAGGTAAGCAATATTGGATCCGGTATTTTAATTCCGGGCAGGAATTTCACGTTCTCCCTCGCAGACTTCATCGTTTCGATGTAGTCCGGGAATGCGCCCCACAATGCGACCTTATTTCCCCTGGCGTTTAACATCATCGCCAGTGTCGTTCCCCACCCTCCGTCGCCTATTAGCGTTATTTTTTTAGTGTTCATTTTTTTTCCTGAAAGTAAAGGCGTGTTCTTCGCCCCGCACCAGCCTCTTTATATTAGGATAATGCTTGTGGACGGTGATCCCGCACATGACCGCGGTTATAAGCACGAATACCGGCGGATACGGCATGACCGCCAGCATTATGGGTATCGAGACCGCGCTTATTATTGAGGCGAGGGAGACGTAGCGTTTCCACGCGAAAATGATTATCCATATCGCTAAGGCTACGAGGAATACGTTCGGCGCCACCCCGATGAATACGCCGGATGAGGTCGCGATCCCCTTCCC
The nucleotide sequence above comes from Candidatus Omnitrophota bacterium. Encoded proteins:
- a CDS encoding NAD(P)-dependent glycerol-3-phosphate dehydrogenase, with protein sequence MNTKKITLIGDGGWGTTLAMMLNARGNKVALWGAFPDYIETMKSARENVKFLPGIKIPDPILLTSDLAGAVRDADILVLAVPSQHVREVANRMKGINLNGKLIVSVSKGIENHSMMRMSQVVRDVLGKVRIGALSGPTISYEVARGLPTTVVAASEDEKTAQEIQDLFMTETFRVYTNTDIIGVELGGSIKNVIAIAAGISDGMGFGVNTKSGMLVRGIVEIARLGTAMGAKQETFYGISGLGDLVTTCVSTHGRNRWFGEEIGKGNKPEQVLKSTEMVVEGVGTAESCHELQKKYSIEMPIAEEIYAIIYDGKDPKAAVRDLMTRKKKSESNN
- a CDS encoding homoserine dehydrogenase; protein product: MEKINVGLIGFGTVGVGVAKALLQKSAQIERQVGARVVLKVICDNDLRRKRNIKINRKLMTSDVNKVLGNPNIDIVVELVGGIHPAKEFVLKAIKSGQHVVTANKALITEHGEELFDAAKKAGVDIFYEASVGGGIPIIKSLREGLVANEIDTILGIVNGTSNYILSAMAEEGLSFSDALEQAKKKGYAERNPALDIEGYDSAHKLAILTLLGFGKAVKLKDIYVEGILDISQNDIRYADEFGYAIKLLAIAKKCDSEIEVRVHPTLLSKEHLLANVNGVYNAIYVHGDMVGGALFYGRGAGQNPAASSVVGDIIDLARNLRFNSVGRVPIYMKNKSIKKIRKIGDIEASYYIRISCIDKPGVLAKVAGILGRHKISIASVGQKERRAARIVPVVMMTHEAKEKNMRQALEEIDRMAAIRRKTVAIRVER
- the thrC gene encoding threonine synthase; translated protein: MWRGLIDKYRKYLPVSSKTPVITLNEGNTPLIYSCNLSKKIGKGYEVYLKFDGANPTGSFKDRGMTMAVSKAVEEGSKAIMCASTGNTSASAAAYAARAGIKCIVLIPEGKIALGKLAQAIIYGAEVLAVKGNFDEALELVKDITGKYPITLVNSLNPYRIEGQKTGAFEICEALESAPDHHFIPVGNAGNITAYWKGYKEYKQHGKIKALPKMMGFQAEGAAPIVRGHIIEHPETIATAIRIGNPASWEKAEAARDESGGTIGMVSDKEILDAYKFIALKEGVFAEPASAASVAGLIKMMRKGFFKKNPAKKVKIVCILTGHGLKDPDRAISTLSKPKSVKADMRSVLKAIGI
- a CDS encoding cofactor-independent phosphoglycerate mutase, which translates into the protein MKYIVLVGDGMADYPIKELGNKTPLEAAKVPNMDFIAKNGRSGLVHTIPEGFAPASDVANLSIIGYDPSKYYSGRGPLEAANMGIKLGPDDIAFRCNLVTIDQERMADYSAGHITSEEAATLIKFLDKKLGSDNIKFYPGVSYRHLMIVRDGSLKEALRATACEPPHDITGMKIKSHLPKGDGAKFLIKLMEDSRAILPDHEVNHVRIDLKENPADMIWLWGQGVETNMPKFRQKYGVDGSVISAVDLIKGIGKSIGLNVINVPGATGYYDTNYQGKAKYAIDSLKDRDFVFVHVEAPDEAGHNGDLRAKIVAIENFDRFIVGALLEKFKKQKDFRVMVLPDHNTPVSLRTHTAEPVPFAVFGKGIEPNNTAEYSEAAAKATGLAFGHGHELMEYFMKS